From a single Mycolicibacterium mengxianglii genomic region:
- a CDS encoding zinc-dependent alcohol dehydrogenase produces the protein MKAVTWQGKRDVRVETVPDPKIEEGTDAIIEVTSTNICGSDLHLYEVLGAFMNPGDILGHEPMGIVTEVGSEVSNLKVGDRVVIPFQISCGSCFMCDEQLYTQCETTQVRDQGMGAALFGYSELYGAVPGGQAEYLRVPQAQFTHIKVPVGPPDSRFVYLSDVLPTAWQAVQYAGIPDGGSVTVLGLGPIGEMAARVAAHLGYEVIAVDLVPERVQRAAGRGIHAINAATLNGSVGDAVRALTKGRGTDSVIDAVGMEAHGSPVAKLAQQMTGMLPDILAKPMMQKAGIDRLDALLTAIDTVRRGGTISLIGVYGGMADPLPMLTLFDKQIQLRMGQANVKKWVDDIMPLLTDDDPLGVDTFASHVLPLDEAPHAYDIFQKKQDGAFKMMLKP, from the coding sequence ATGAAGGCCGTCACGTGGCAGGGCAAGCGGGATGTCCGGGTCGAGACAGTGCCCGACCCCAAGATCGAAGAGGGCACCGACGCCATCATCGAGGTGACGTCCACCAACATCTGCGGATCCGATCTGCACCTGTACGAGGTGCTCGGCGCGTTCATGAACCCCGGCGACATCCTGGGACACGAGCCGATGGGGATCGTCACCGAGGTCGGTTCGGAGGTCAGCAATCTGAAGGTCGGCGACCGCGTGGTCATCCCGTTCCAGATCTCCTGCGGCAGCTGCTTCATGTGCGACGAACAGCTCTACACCCAGTGCGAGACCACACAGGTACGTGACCAGGGCATGGGTGCGGCGCTGTTCGGCTATTCCGAACTCTACGGTGCGGTACCCGGCGGGCAGGCCGAATACCTGCGGGTCCCGCAGGCCCAGTTCACCCACATCAAAGTGCCCGTCGGTCCCCCGGATTCACGGTTCGTGTACCTGTCCGACGTGTTGCCCACCGCCTGGCAGGCCGTCCAGTACGCCGGGATTCCCGACGGCGGATCGGTGACCGTGCTCGGACTGGGACCGATCGGCGAGATGGCGGCGCGGGTGGCCGCACATCTCGGTTACGAGGTCATCGCCGTTGATCTGGTGCCCGAACGGGTGCAGCGGGCGGCCGGCCGGGGAATCCACGCCATCAACGCCGCCACGCTGAACGGCTCTGTCGGTGATGCGGTGCGGGCGTTGACCAAAGGCCGGGGCACCGACTCCGTGATCGATGCCGTCGGCATGGAAGCGCACGGCTCACCGGTGGCCAAGCTGGCGCAGCAGATGACCGGAATGCTGCCCGATATCCTGGCCAAACCGATGATGCAGAAAGCCGGCATCGACCGCCTCGACGCGCTGCTGACCGCGATCGACACCGTTCGGCGCGGCGGAACGATCTCGCTGATCGGCGTGTACGGCGGGATGGCCGATCCGCTTCCGATGTTGACGTTGTTCGACAAGCAGATTCAACTGCGGATGGGCCAGGCCAACGTCAAGAAGTGGGTGGACGACATCATGCCGCTGCTCACCGACGACGACCCGCTGGGCGTCGACACCTTCGCCAGCCACGTCCTGCCGCTCGACGAGGCGCCGCATGCCTATGACATCTTTCAGAAGAAGCAGGATGGCGCCTTCAAGATGATGCTCAAACCCTGA
- a CDS encoding zinc-binding metallopeptidase family protein: MRDFLCPNCGQHLTFENSVCLACNSPVGFSLDDMAMLVIATGKDAEHGGAVDARQYRLCANLHVAECNWLVRLNPMSTVQGELCASCRLTRTRPNDADTKALAAFAVAEAAKRRLIAELHELKLPIVGRDEDPDFGLAFDLLSSENEKVFTGHENGVITLDLAEGDDVHREQLRVSMDEPYRTLLGHFRHEIGHYYFYRLIGVSPDYMTRSHELFGDSEADYQAALDRHYSQGAPAGWEKNFVSSYATMHPAEDWAETFAHYLHIRDTLDTSAAFSFAPAGATLERRVLGPSGFDNIIEMWLPLAWGLNMVNRSMGRDDLYPFVLPAAVLDKMRFIHTVIDEVTSDPEKLAAAAGNAG, from the coding sequence ATGCGTGACTTCCTGTGTCCCAACTGCGGACAGCATCTGACGTTCGAGAACTCGGTCTGCCTGGCCTGTAACAGCCCGGTGGGGTTCTCACTGGACGACATGGCGATGCTGGTGATCGCCACCGGCAAAGATGCCGAGCACGGCGGCGCCGTCGATGCGCGGCAGTACCGGTTGTGTGCCAATCTGCATGTGGCCGAATGCAACTGGCTGGTGAGGCTGAACCCGATGAGCACCGTGCAGGGCGAGCTCTGCGCGTCGTGCAGGCTGACCCGGACACGGCCCAACGACGCCGACACCAAGGCGCTGGCGGCGTTCGCGGTGGCCGAGGCGGCCAAGCGCCGGCTCATCGCCGAACTGCACGAGCTGAAGCTGCCGATCGTCGGCCGTGACGAGGATCCCGATTTCGGACTGGCTTTCGATCTGCTGTCCAGTGAGAACGAGAAAGTGTTCACCGGCCACGAAAACGGGGTCATCACACTGGATCTCGCCGAGGGCGACGACGTCCACCGCGAGCAGTTGCGGGTTTCGATGGACGAGCCCTACCGGACGTTGCTGGGGCATTTCCGTCATGAGATCGGGCACTACTACTTCTACCGTCTCATCGGCGTCTCGCCGGACTACATGACCCGGTCCCACGAGCTGTTCGGCGACTCCGAAGCCGACTACCAGGCGGCGCTGGACCGCCATTACAGCCAGGGTGCTCCGGCGGGATGGGAGAAGAACTTCGTCTCGTCCTATGCCACCATGCACCCCGCCGAGGACTGGGCCGAGACCTTCGCCCACTATCTGCACATCCGGGACACCCTGGACACCTCGGCGGCGTTCAGCTTCGCCCCAGCCGGGGCCACTCTGGAGCGACGAGTGTTGGGCCCCAGCGGGTTCGACAACATCATCGAGATGTGGCTACCACTGGCGTGGGGTCTCAACATGGTCAACCGCTCCATGGGCCGCGACGACCTGTACCCGTTCGTACTGCCGGCCGCGGTGCTGGACAAGATGCGCTTCATCCACACGGTGATCGACGAGGTGACCTCCGATCCGGAGAAGCTGGCCGCCGCCGCGGGTAACGCGGGCTAG
- a CDS encoding transglutaminase family protein, with the protein MSVFPDGTLPPAPDAGAGRRYQVTHQTMYRYSDVVTSSYGRGFLTPRDSVRQRCLSYALDIDPSAADSSVSRDVYGNISSYFHITARHYRLNVTARSVVEVDAPPPALYTAGAASAPWEGARPTGIDGALAAEFTLDLHKPEITDAVRRYAAPSFIPGRPLIDVLTDLNGRIFTDFTYRSGSTTVSTRVAEVLEAREGVCQDFARLAIACLRANGLAASYISGYLATDPPPGKERMVGADATHAWAAVWTPTGEWLGLDPTNDQMVDERYITVGWGRDYADVPPLRGIIYTDSESSVIDVAVDVAPIEGGVLDA; encoded by the coding sequence ATGAGCGTGTTTCCCGACGGCACCCTGCCGCCGGCCCCGGATGCCGGTGCCGGCCGCCGCTACCAGGTGACCCATCAGACGATGTACCGGTATTCCGACGTGGTGACCAGTTCCTACGGCCGGGGCTTTCTCACCCCCCGGGACTCGGTGCGCCAGCGGTGTCTGTCCTACGCCCTCGATATCGATCCGAGCGCAGCCGACAGCTCGGTCAGCCGGGATGTCTACGGCAACATCAGTTCCTACTTCCATATCACCGCGCGGCACTACCGGCTGAACGTGACGGCCAGGTCGGTGGTCGAGGTGGACGCCCCGCCGCCGGCGCTGTACACCGCGGGCGCGGCGAGCGCACCGTGGGAGGGGGCACGACCGACGGGGATCGACGGCGCCCTGGCCGCGGAGTTCACCCTCGATCTGCACAAACCGGAGATCACCGATGCGGTGCGCCGTTACGCCGCACCCAGTTTCATCCCCGGCCGACCGCTCATCGATGTCCTGACCGATCTGAACGGGCGGATCTTCACCGACTTCACCTACCGCTCCGGGTCGACGACGGTGTCCACCCGGGTGGCCGAGGTGCTCGAGGCGCGGGAGGGAGTGTGTCAGGACTTCGCCCGCCTGGCGATCGCCTGTCTGCGCGCCAACGGCCTGGCCGCCAGCTATATCTCGGGTTACCTGGCCACCGATCCGCCGCCGGGCAAGGAGCGGATGGTGGGCGCGGATGCCACCCACGCGTGGGCGGCGGTGTGGACGCCGACGGGGGAGTGGCTGGGCCTGGACCCGACGAACGACCAAATGGTCGACGAACGTTACATAACCGTCGGTTGGGGTAGAGACTACGCGGACGTTCCGCCGCTGCGGGGCATCATCTATACCGACTCGGAGAGCAGTGTGATCGATGTGGCCGTCGATGTGGCGCCAATAGAGGGGGGTGTGCTCGATGCGTGA
- a CDS encoding circularly permuted type 2 ATP-grasp protein — translation MRVIDEPGEQTLSSSLPISGSLGGRETGGRDPDRLLAGYREALAQQALFDVREGRSAAVSGYDEFVDPAGNVRESWRELAEVLGERGKAGLNRLRTDVRGLVDNDGITYIALDGAGEALSTNSLDPAEPGPWHLDAVPLLISPPDWDVLQAGLVQRSRLLDAVLVDLYGERRALTSGVLPPELLFAHPGYIRAARGIEVPGRHQLFLHGCDISRAGSEGFEVNADWTQAPSGAGYALADRRVVAHTIPDLYERIAPRPTSPFAHALRLSLIEAAPEAAEDPVVVVLSPGILSETAFDQAYLASMLGFPLVENADLVVRDGKLWMRSLGTLKRVDVVLRRVDAAYADPLDLRGDSRLGVVGLVEAQRRGSVTVVNSLGSGILESPGIMRFLPELAAMLLGETPQLPTAPLYWAGIDAERSHLLANLDSLLIKPTTGGAPIVGPGLSAAQRRDLADRITATPWQWVGQELPQFSSAPTDHYSGGLSAAGVGMRLFAVSQRGGYAPMIGGLGYVLSPGDAAFNLNSVAAKDIWVLPSARVGVEHAVVLPAGPAVTASGTSAVSSPRVLSDLFWTGRYAERAEQMARLLNVTRERYHEYRHRQDLDASDCVPVLLTALGNITGTDTGAAGDYAEMIAVAPTTLWLLTADRKRPGSLAQSVERLGLAARAVRDQMSNDTWMVLATVDRAVLHSSDSPPDSHLRGDAEMAAAHSKTMTGMLALSGVAAESMVHDVGWTMMDIGKRIERGSMLAALLLATMSTPRSPGAEQTITEATLVACESAVIYRRRNHGKVSVAAVAELLLFDAENPRSLVFQLERLRADLRTLPGASNSSRAERLVDEISTRLRRLDPADLEVVSPQGRRSELADLLQGVLAALRELSNVITATQLSLPGGMQPLWGPDERRVMP, via the coding sequence ATGAGAGTTATCGACGAACCAGGAGAACAGACGTTGTCATCATCGCTGCCCATTTCCGGGTCACTCGGTGGCCGGGAAACCGGGGGGCGTGACCCCGACCGTCTGCTCGCCGGATACCGCGAGGCCCTGGCCCAGCAGGCGCTCTTCGACGTGCGCGAAGGCCGGAGCGCGGCGGTGTCCGGCTACGACGAGTTCGTGGACCCGGCGGGCAATGTCCGGGAATCGTGGCGGGAGCTGGCCGAGGTGCTCGGCGAACGCGGCAAGGCCGGCCTCAACCGGCTCCGCACCGACGTCCGTGGGCTCGTCGACAACGACGGCATCACCTACATCGCCCTCGACGGTGCCGGGGAAGCGCTGTCCACCAACAGTCTCGACCCCGCGGAACCGGGGCCCTGGCACCTGGATGCCGTCCCGCTGTTGATCTCACCGCCGGACTGGGACGTTCTGCAGGCCGGGCTGGTGCAACGGTCCCGGCTGCTCGACGCGGTGCTGGTGGACCTCTACGGCGAGCGGCGGGCCCTCACCAGCGGAGTGCTTCCCCCGGAACTGCTGTTCGCCCATCCCGGTTACATCCGGGCCGCCCGCGGAATCGAGGTACCCGGCCGTCACCAACTGTTCCTTCACGGGTGCGATATCAGCCGCGCCGGCAGTGAAGGCTTCGAGGTGAATGCGGACTGGACACAGGCGCCCTCGGGGGCGGGTTACGCGCTGGCCGACCGGCGGGTGGTCGCCCACACCATTCCCGATCTGTACGAGCGCATCGCCCCGCGGCCCACCTCACCCTTTGCGCACGCGCTGCGGCTGTCGCTGATCGAGGCGGCCCCCGAAGCCGCCGAAGACCCGGTGGTCGTGGTGCTCAGCCCGGGCATCTTGTCCGAGACCGCCTTCGACCAGGCCTACCTGGCCTCGATGCTGGGCTTCCCCCTGGTGGAGAACGCGGACCTGGTGGTGCGTGACGGCAAGCTCTGGATGCGGTCGCTGGGCACCCTGAAACGTGTTGATGTGGTGTTACGCCGCGTCGACGCCGCCTATGCCGACCCGCTGGATCTGCGGGGCGACTCGCGCCTCGGTGTGGTCGGACTCGTGGAGGCACAACGCCGCGGGTCGGTCACGGTGGTCAACAGCCTCGGCAGTGGCATCCTGGAAAGCCCTGGGATCATGCGGTTCCTGCCGGAACTGGCCGCGATGCTGCTCGGCGAGACCCCGCAACTGCCGACCGCTCCGTTGTACTGGGCCGGTATCGACGCGGAACGCTCCCACCTGCTGGCCAATCTGGATTCGCTGTTGATCAAACCGACCACCGGCGGCGCCCCGATCGTCGGACCGGGGTTGTCGGCGGCGCAACGCCGGGACCTGGCAGACAGAATCACCGCGACGCCGTGGCAATGGGTGGGCCAGGAACTTCCGCAGTTCTCCTCGGCCCCCACCGATCACTATTCCGGTGGCTTGTCGGCGGCCGGGGTCGGGATGCGACTCTTCGCGGTGTCGCAACGCGGCGGGTACGCCCCGATGATCGGTGGCCTCGGATACGTGCTCTCCCCGGGTGATGCTGCCTTCAATCTCAATAGTGTTGCGGCCAAAGACATCTGGGTTCTGCCGTCGGCCAGGGTCGGCGTGGAGCATGCCGTCGTCCTACCGGCGGGGCCTGCGGTCACCGCCAGCGGCACCAGCGCCGTCAGCTCCCCGCGTGTGCTGTCGGACCTGTTCTGGACGGGTCGCTACGCCGAGCGCGCCGAACAGATGGCCCGCCTGCTCAACGTGACCCGCGAGCGTTATCACGAATACCGCCACCGCCAGGACCTCGACGCCAGCGACTGCGTGCCGGTGCTGTTGACGGCGCTGGGCAACATCACCGGCACCGACACCGGGGCAGCCGGTGACTACGCCGAGATGATCGCGGTGGCCCCCACGACACTGTGGCTGCTGACCGCCGACCGCAAACGTCCCGGATCGCTGGCGCAGTCGGTGGAACGGCTCGGTTTGGCAGCAAGGGCGGTGCGCGACCAGATGTCCAACGACACCTGGATGGTGCTGGCCACCGTCGACCGTGCGGTGCTGCACTCCTCGGACTCTCCGCCGGATTCCCATCTGCGCGGCGACGCCGAGATGGCGGCGGCACACTCCAAGACCATGACCGGGATGCTCGCGCTGTCCGGGGTGGCCGCCGAATCCATGGTGCACGACGTCGGCTGGACGATGATGGACATCGGCAAGCGGATCGAGCGGGGAAGCATGCTGGCCGCGCTGCTGCTGGCCACGATGTCCACCCCGCGCAGTCCGGGCGCCGAGCAGACCATCACCGAAGCCACCCTGGTGGCGTGCGAGTCGGCGGTCATCTACCGCCGCCGCAACCACGGCAAGGTCAGTGTGGCGGCAGTGGCCGAACTACTGCTGTTCGACGCCGAGAACCCGCGATCACTGGTGTTTCAGCTGGAACGGCTGCGTGCGGATCTGCGGACACTGCCCGGGGCGTCAAACAGCTCCCGCGCCGAACGGCTGGTTGACGAGATCAGTACCCGGCTGCGGCGGTTGGATCCCGCCGACCTGGAGGTGGTGTCGCCCCAGGGCCGGCGCAGCGAGCTGGCGGACCTGCTCCAGGGTGTACTCGCGGCGTTGCGGGAGTTGTCCAATGTCATCACCGCCACGCAACTGTCACTGCCGGGCGGCATGCAGCCGCTGTGGGGTCCTGATGAGCGCCGGGTCATGCCATGA
- a CDS encoding transglutaminase family protein has product MGIKVALEHRTTYTFDRLVEVHPHVVRLRPAPHSRTPIEAYSLEVEPADHFLNWQQDAFGNFLARLVFPNRTRQLAINVGLIADLKVINPFDFFIEDWAETFPFTYPKALAEDLKPYLRPVDEIDVGTGPGDLATEWVRNFRIAPGGRTIDFLVALNRAVNADVGYSVRMEPGVQTPDFTLRSGIGSCRDSAWLLVSVLRQLGLAARFVSGYLVQLASDVQALDGPSGPAADFTDLHAWTEVYIPGAGWIGLDPTSGLFAGEGHIPLSATPHPASAAPITGATGPAETVLDFSNTVTRVHEDPRVTLPYTEAAWGSIIDLGARVDRRLDDADVRLTVGGEPTFVSIDNQVDPEWTIEADGPHKRERASALAARLKEMWAPQGLVQRSQGKWYPGEPLPRWQISLLWRKDGEPLWSDATLLADPWSSGPDADVPPSLAPDIGAQLLGAVADGLGLPDSQVRPAYEDALSRLSASVRRPAGAAVAAEDDLEADSGQLREELLSRLEDAVVEPTAYVLPLHRREDELGWASADWRLRRGRIVLLDGDSPAGLRLPLNSVNWKPPRPTYPGDPLVDRGPLPGREDVAQAEAADIDESDDAPTTAMVAEVRDGLLYVFLPPTDALDDFVDLISRLEEAAAKLSCPIVVEGYGPPADPRLESMSVTPDPGVIEVNVAPTRSFAEQRAQLETLYAQARLARLSTEQFDVDGTHGGTGGGNHITLGGLTPAESPLLRRPDLLVSLLTYWQRHPSLSYLFAGRFIGTTSQAPRVDEGRPEALYELEIAFAEIARLTRETKNPQPWVSDRALRHLLTDITGNTHRAEFCIDKLYSPDSPRGRLGLLELRGFEMPPHYQMAMVQSLLVRSLVSWFWDEPLRAPLIRHGDNLHGRYLLPHFIIRDIAEVAADLRARGINFDTSWLDPFTEFRFPRIGTAVFDGVEIELRGAIEPWNTLGEESTAGGAARYVDSSVERLQVRLIGADRQRYIVTCNGYPVPLLATDNTDIQVGGVRYRAWQPPSALHPTITVDGPLRFELIEVASGMSRGGCTYHVAHPGGRAYDSPPVNAVEAESRRGRRFEASGFTPGKVDMSDLREKQARQSIDVGAPGILDLRRVRTVLQ; this is encoded by the coding sequence ATGGGAATCAAAGTGGCGCTGGAGCATCGCACCACCTACACCTTCGACCGGCTGGTAGAGGTGCACCCGCACGTAGTACGTCTACGTCCGGCTCCGCACTCGAGGACCCCGATCGAGGCGTACTCCTTGGAAGTCGAACCCGCCGACCATTTCCTCAACTGGCAGCAGGACGCGTTCGGGAACTTCCTGGCGCGGCTGGTGTTTCCCAACCGCACCCGTCAGCTGGCCATCAACGTCGGGCTGATCGCCGACCTGAAGGTGATCAACCCCTTCGATTTCTTCATCGAGGACTGGGCAGAGACCTTCCCCTTCACCTACCCCAAGGCCCTGGCCGAGGATCTCAAGCCCTACCTGCGCCCAGTCGACGAAATCGACGTGGGCACGGGTCCCGGCGATCTGGCGACCGAGTGGGTACGCAATTTCCGCATCGCCCCCGGCGGACGCACCATCGACTTCCTGGTGGCCCTGAACCGGGCCGTCAACGCCGATGTCGGTTACAGCGTGCGGATGGAGCCGGGGGTGCAGACCCCGGACTTCACGCTGCGCAGCGGCATCGGCTCCTGCCGCGACTCGGCCTGGCTGCTGGTGTCGGTGCTGCGGCAGCTGGGCCTGGCCGCCCGCTTCGTCTCCGGCTATCTCGTCCAGTTGGCCTCCGACGTCCAAGCGCTCGACGGGCCGTCCGGGCCCGCAGCCGATTTCACCGATCTGCACGCCTGGACCGAGGTCTACATTCCCGGGGCCGGTTGGATCGGCCTTGATCCGACGTCGGGGCTCTTCGCCGGTGAAGGGCACATCCCGCTCTCGGCGACACCGCATCCGGCGTCGGCGGCGCCGATCACCGGTGCCACCGGCCCCGCCGAGACGGTGCTGGACTTCTCCAACACCGTCACCCGGGTGCACGAAGATCCGCGGGTCACACTGCCTTACACCGAAGCGGCGTGGGGCTCGATCATCGACCTGGGTGCCCGGGTGGACCGCCGCCTCGATGACGCGGACGTGCGGCTGACCGTCGGCGGCGAACCGACGTTCGTCTCGATCGACAACCAGGTGGATCCGGAGTGGACCATCGAAGCCGACGGCCCGCACAAGCGGGAACGCGCCTCCGCCCTGGCCGCCCGGCTCAAAGAGATGTGGGCACCTCAGGGACTGGTGCAGCGCAGCCAGGGCAAGTGGTATCCCGGAGAACCGTTGCCGCGCTGGCAGATCAGCTTGTTGTGGCGTAAGGACGGCGAACCCCTGTGGAGTGACGCGACGCTGCTGGCGGACCCGTGGTCGTCGGGACCGGACGCGGATGTGCCACCCTCCCTCGCGCCGGATATCGGGGCGCAGCTGCTCGGCGCCGTGGCCGACGGCCTGGGCCTGCCGGACAGTCAGGTACGGCCGGCCTACGAGGATGCGCTGAGCCGCCTGTCGGCATCGGTGCGGCGGCCCGCCGGTGCGGCGGTAGCCGCGGAGGACGACCTCGAGGCCGACAGTGGGCAACTGCGCGAAGAATTACTGTCCCGCCTCGAAGACGCCGTCGTCGAGCCGACGGCCTACGTACTGCCGTTGCACCGGCGTGAGGACGAGCTCGGCTGGGCGAGTGCGGACTGGCGGCTGCGCCGCGGCCGCATCGTGCTGCTCGACGGTGATTCCCCGGCGGGACTGCGGCTGCCGTTGAACTCCGTCAACTGGAAGCCGCCGCGCCCCACCTATCCGGGTGATCCGCTGGTCGACCGTGGCCCGCTGCCCGGGCGCGAAGACGTTGCGCAGGCGGAAGCAGCAGACATCGACGAGTCGGACGACGCCCCCACCACCGCGATGGTCGCCGAGGTCCGGGACGGATTGCTCTATGTCTTCCTGCCGCCCACCGACGCCCTGGACGACTTCGTCGACCTGATCTCCCGACTGGAGGAGGCGGCGGCCAAGCTCAGCTGCCCGATCGTCGTGGAAGGTTATGGGCCGCCGGCGGACCCGCGGCTGGAGTCGATGTCGGTCACCCCCGACCCGGGGGTCATCGAGGTCAACGTCGCCCCGACGCGTAGCTTCGCCGAACAGCGTGCCCAACTGGAGACGTTGTATGCCCAGGCCCGGCTGGCGCGGTTGTCCACTGAGCAATTCGACGTCGACGGGACCCACGGCGGCACCGGTGGTGGCAACCACATCACCCTGGGCGGGCTCACCCCCGCGGAATCACCGCTGCTGCGCCGCCCCGACCTGTTGGTGTCCCTGCTGACCTACTGGCAGCGGCATCCGTCGCTGTCCTATCTGTTCGCCGGCCGATTCATCGGCACCACCTCGCAGGCACCCCGTGTCGACGAGGGCCGCCCGGAAGCGCTCTACGAGTTGGAGATCGCGTTCGCCGAGATCGCGCGGCTGACCCGGGAGACGAAGAATCCGCAACCCTGGGTCAGCGACCGGGCGCTGCGGCATCTGCTGACCGACATCACGGGCAACACCCACCGCGCCGAGTTCTGCATCGACAAGCTCTACAGCCCCGACAGCCCTCGCGGGCGCCTCGGGCTGCTGGAACTGCGCGGATTCGAGATGCCACCGCACTACCAGATGGCGATGGTGCAGTCACTGCTGGTGCGTTCACTGGTGTCGTGGTTCTGGGATGAGCCGCTGCGGGCTCCGCTGATCCGCCACGGCGACAATCTGCATGGCCGGTACCTGTTGCCGCACTTCATCATTCGTGACATCGCCGAAGTCGCTGCCGATCTGCGGGCGCGGGGGATCAACTTCGACACCAGCTGGCTGGACCCGTTCACCGAGTTCCGCTTCCCGCGGATCGGCACCGCGGTCTTCGACGGAGTCGAGATCGAGTTACGCGGCGCGATCGAACCGTGGAACACCCTCGGCGAGGAGTCGACTGCCGGCGGCGCCGCGCGCTACGTGGATTCGTCGGTGGAGCGGCTGCAGGTGCGACTCATCGGAGCCGACCGACAGCGCTACATCGTCACCTGCAACGGCTATCCGGTCCCGCTGCTGGCCACCGACAACACCGATATCCAGGTCGGCGGGGTGCGCTACCGCGCGTGGCAGCCGCCCAGTGCCCTGCACCCCACCATCACCGTCGACGGCCCGCTGCGGTTCGAACTGATCGAGGTGGCATCGGGCATGTCCCGCGGTGGCTGCACCTACCACGTGGCCCATCCCGGCGGGCGGGCCTATGACTCGCCACCGGTCAACGCCGTGGAGGCCGAGTCACGCCGCGGCCGGCGTTTCGAGGCCTCCGGGTTCACCCCTGGCAAGGTCGACATGTCGGATCTGCGTGAGAAGCAGGCCCGCCAGTCCATCGATGTGGGCGCTCCGGGGATCCTGGACCTTCGTCGAGTGCGTACCGTGCTGCAATAA
- a CDS encoding DUF389 domain-containing protein — protein MLHLRVIAPDELREPVLEILRGEVGVANLLLYPGAALEPPGDEITADIARECANHVIKKLKELDIQHRGAITLEVLDTVLSTKAHKAEDAAEGDPADALLWDELIGRTREESALSVTFLLFLTLACLLTAIGVVTDSTVTVVGAMVLGPEFGPLAALSVALVRRRADLTRRAALALVVGFPVAMAITSLATMAAEALGWLTLDDVHHLKEVDFIFQVGPVSFVVALLAGAAGMLSLVSAKATGLVGVFISVYTVTAAGFAAVAATLGDWDLAAKSALQLVVNLVGIVVAGVLVLILRPTLPHSADR, from the coding sequence GTGCTGCATTTACGGGTGATCGCACCCGACGAGCTGCGGGAGCCGGTCCTGGAGATCCTGCGCGGCGAGGTCGGCGTGGCGAACCTGCTGCTCTATCCGGGGGCGGCACTCGAACCGCCCGGCGACGAGATCACCGCCGACATCGCCCGCGAGTGCGCCAACCACGTCATCAAGAAACTCAAAGAACTCGACATCCAGCACCGCGGCGCCATCACCCTGGAAGTGCTCGACACCGTGCTGTCGACCAAGGCGCACAAGGCGGAGGACGCCGCCGAGGGAGACCCCGCCGACGCGCTCCTGTGGGATGAGCTGATCGGCCGCACCCGCGAGGAATCCGCGCTCAGCGTCACCTTCCTGCTCTTTCTCACATTGGCGTGTCTGCTGACCGCGATCGGTGTGGTCACCGACTCCACCGTCACCGTGGTGGGTGCCATGGTGCTCGGCCCGGAGTTCGGCCCGCTGGCCGCGCTGTCGGTGGCACTGGTGCGCCGCCGTGCAGACCTGACCCGACGGGCGGCCCTGGCGCTGGTGGTCGGGTTTCCAGTTGCCATGGCCATCACCTCACTGGCGACCATGGCGGCCGAGGCCCTCGGGTGGCTCACCCTGGACGACGTCCACCACCTCAAGGAAGTCGACTTCATCTTCCAGGTGGGCCCGGTGTCGTTCGTGGTGGCGCTGCTGGCCGGCGCCGCCGGGATGCTGTCGCTGGTGTCGGCGAAGGCCACCGGGCTGGTGGGGGTCTTCATCTCGGTCTACACCGTGACCGCTGCCGGCTTCGCCGCCGTGGCCGCAACCCTCGGCGACTGGGATCTGGCCGCGAAATCGGCTCTGCAGCTCGTCGTCAACCTGGTCGGCATCGTGGTGGCCGGAGTGCTGGTCTTGATCCTGCGCCCCACGCTGCCGCACTCCGCCGACCGCTGA